Part of the Sulfuricella denitrificans skB26 genome is shown below.
TCCGCGGCCGGTTGGCGTGCTCTGGCAGGTTGGGGTGGGGAGATATTTCTTGCCGGGTTGCTGCTTTCCATGCCTATCATGGCGGCCCTGTTAGTTACCAACCTGGCGCTGGGCATCATGACTCGTGCCGCGCCGCAACTGAATGTGTTCTCGGTTGGATTCCCGATCACGCTGGCAGCCGGATTTGTCGTGCTGAGCATCGCTTTTCCTTATTTCGTTCCCTTGTTTGACCGTTTGCTTCATGACGCTTTGCAGATGGCGATGCAAGTCTTGCGTCTGGCAAATCCCACAGAGCCCTGATGGTTCCATATCTACGGTTTGTTTCCGCATCTTCCGAATGGGTGGTGCGTTGCGCTCCGCTTATTCGTGGCGGCGGTCGGGTATTGGACGTAGCTTGCGGTACCGGCAGACACACTCGCTTCCTGATTCAGGCTGGGTTTCAGGTCGAAGCGGTGGATCGTGATGTTTCCACATTGTCCATTTTGTCTGGTGCTGTTATACGCCAGGCAGACCTTGAAGGCGAAGCCTGGCCATATTCTGCCGGAGAGTTCGATGGTATTGTGGTTACCAATTATTTGCATCGCCCTCTGTTTTGTCGTCTGTTCGAAGCACTCGCTGCGGGTGGGGTGCTGATTTATGAAACATTTTCCGAAGGCAATGAATGGTTAGGCAGGCCACGTAACCCGGACTATCTTCTCAAGTCAGGGGAATTGCTTGATCTAATAAAAGGTCAGCTGGAAGTCAACGCTTATGAGGAGTTGTGCGTTTTTGAAAATAACCGTGCCGTAGTGCAGCGGGTTTGTGCAATTAAGACCAAGAAGTAAATTTTCATTTATCCCTTTATTTTTCTCAGCCGTACCCGATATAACCTTTACAGGCGCAAGATAAACATATGGGCGAGATAATGGAGGTGAATCATGATAGTGACTATGGATATGTGCTCTGTAAAAGTGGAGAGCGACTATACTTCTGAGGTGATGTGCGCTGGCTGGAATCCCGTTATTGCGATGATGCAAGACAGGGCGGCAGAAATTGCCGCACAGTTGATCCATTATCAGTTCCAATGCGCTGGCGGGATGCCGGTGGATGTGGCGGCTATGGACGCCGAGACTTTTCTGGAACGGATGTACTCTTCCCAGAGATAGTTAGCGGACGTTGAGTCCTTTAAAATTGGCGAGAACTGCGAACGCGGTTCTCGCCTTTGTTATTTTGGAAGTCCTCGATGAGTGATGGGCCCTTTATCTCAGACATCTCTTCCCATATTTGGGATACCCGCTATCGTTACCGCGAGTCGGGCAAGACCATCGACCTGAACGTCGAGGACACATGGCGTCGTGTCGCCAGCGCGCTTGCCGGGATGGAGCGGCGGGATAAGGCAATCTGGGAGCAGCGTTTCTACCAGATTCTCGAGAGTTTCCGTTTTCTGCCGGGTGGGCGTATTCTCGCCGGAGCAGGCACCTCTCACCGAGTTACGCTGTTTAACTGTTTCGTCATGGGTGAAGTGGAAGACTCTCTCGACGGCATTTTTGAAGCCCTCAAGGAAGGCGCGCTGACCATGCAGCAAGGCGGAGGGGTCGGCTATGATTTCTCTACCCTGCGACCGAGCGGAGAACCGGCTCGTGGTGTCGGCGTAAC
Proteins encoded:
- a CDS encoding class I SAM-dependent methyltransferase translates to MDVACGTGRHTRFLIQAGFQVEAVDRDVSTLSILSGAVIRQADLEGEAWPYSAGEFDGIVVTNYLHRPLFCRLFEALAAGGVLIYETFSEGNEWLGRPRNPDYLLKSGELLDLIKGQLEVNAYEELCVFENNRAVVQRVCAIKTKK